Proteins encoded in a region of the Triticum dicoccoides isolate Atlit2015 ecotype Zavitan chromosome 3A, WEW_v2.0, whole genome shotgun sequence genome:
- the LOC119272276 gene encoding zinc finger protein ZAT12-like, with product MSKRGRDVWDMELGGLDTARLLMLLAQQHQQHHHQRAVAGAAQAMGGGRVFECKTCNRQFPTFQALGGHRASHKRPKLHAVGNSDDGAALCLGRQMPSVPPQPPRPRVHECPVCGLQFAVGQALGGHMRRHRVEAETAARAPSCEAAATNTELASCDAGGICLDLNLTPSENCAKCRNVAGLGAATGQGVHKALSGHMRRHRAEGEADAEAHEPSGKECLDKLGKRQRYLQLDPCCVRLEDTDVSVSIC from the coding sequence ATGAGCAAGAGAGGCAGGGATGTGTGGGACATGGAGCTTGGAGGCCTGGACACGGCCCGCCTGCTCATGCTCCTCGcgcagcagcaccagcagcaccaccaccagcgcGCCGTCGCCGGGGCGGCGCAGGCCATGGGCGGCGGCCGCGTGTTCGAGTGCAAGACGTGCAACCGGCAGTTTCCCACGTTCCAGGCGCTCGGGGGCCACCGCGCCAGCCACAAGCGCCCGAAGCTGCACGCGGTTGGCAACTCCGACGACGGCGCGGCGCTCTGCCTCGGCCGCCAGATGCCCTCGGTGCCGCCGCAGCCGCCAAGGCCGAGGGTGCACGAGTGCCCCGTCTGCGGCCTCCAGTTCGCCGTCGGCCAGGCGCTGGGTGGGCACATGCGCCGGCACCGTGTCGAGGCCGAGACCGCAGCCAGAGCGCCGAGCTGCGAGGCGGCGGCGACCAACACGGAGTTGGCGTCGTGCGACGCCGGCGGGATCTGCCTGGACCTGAACCTGACGCCTTCGGAGAACTGCGCCAAGTGTAGGAACGTGGCGGGGCTCGGCGCTGCTACCGGGCAGGGTGTACATAAGGCGCTGAGCGGGCACATGCGACGGCACCGCGCCGAGGGCGAGGCCGATGCCGAGGCCCACGAGCCGAGCGGGAAGGAATGTTTGGATAAGTTGGGAAAAAGACAACGATACTTGCAACTAGATCCTTGTTGTGTTAGATTGGAAGATACTGATGTCTCTGTTTCAATTTGTTGA